The Montipora capricornis isolate CH-2021 chromosome 3, ASM3666992v2, whole genome shotgun sequence genome window below encodes:
- the LOC138041174 gene encoding uncharacterized protein, with protein MAKSLSSFHLFAGFLIVFKLLPKGFSLECHTCYSTKSWDDCLEYSMVAQCPDDYDTCLIVFTSKLHTNGQQLDEFAKTCWFQEKCRKMCRKEEITNRKQQSNITANYCGHRCCSEDLCNTGTLLRPTIARASMP; from the exons ATGGCCAAAAGTCTTTCTTCATTTCATCTCTTTGCGGGATTCTTGATCGTGTTCAAGTTGTTGCCAAAAG GCTTTTCTCTGGAATGTCACACGTGCTATTCAACAAAATCCTGGGATGATTGCTTGGAATACAGCATGGTTGCGCAATGCCCCGATGACTATGATACATGCTTGATAGTGTTTACTTCAAAGCTGCATACAAATGGCCAACAGCTTGACGAATTTGCAAAAACCTGCTGGTTCCAG gaaaaatgcagaaaaatgTGCCGCAAGGAGGAAATTACCAATCGGAAACAACAATCAAACATCACAGCAAACTATTGCGGTCACCGATGCTGCTCTGAAGACTTATGCAACACTGGGACTTTGCTTCGGCCTACAATTGCAAGAGCGAGCATGCCTTAA